In Musa acuminata AAA Group cultivar baxijiao chromosome BXJ2-3, Cavendish_Baxijiao_AAA, whole genome shotgun sequence, the following proteins share a genomic window:
- the LOC135608232 gene encoding T-complex protein 1 subunit theta-like, translating to MAFGLPGYGIQAMLKEGHKHLSGLDEAVLKNIDACKQLSVITRTSLGPNGMNKMVINHLDKLFVTNDAATIVNELEVQHPAAKILVLAGKAQQEEIGDGANLTISFAGELLQNAEELIRMGLHPSEIISGYTKAINKTIEILDELLEKGSETMDVRSKEEVVSRMKAAVASKQYGQEDLLCPIIADACIQVCPKNPANFNVDNVRVAKLLGGGLHNSTVIRGMVMKNDAVGTIKRVEKARIAVFAGGVDTSATETKGTVLIQSAEQLENYAKTEEAKVEELIKAVAESGAKVIVSGAAVGDMALHFCERYKLMVLKISSKFELRRFCRTTGAVALLKLSQPSPDDLGYADSISVEEVGGVRVTIVKNEEGGNSVSTVVLRGSTDSILDDLERAIDDGVNTYKAMCRDSRTVPGAAATEIELARKLKEFSLKETGLDQYAIAKFAESFEMVPKTLAENAGLNAIEIISSLYAEHAAGNVKVGIDLEEGVCKDVSTINIWDLYVTKFFALKYAADAACTVLRVDQIIMAKPAGGPKRDPAAGMDED from the exons ATGGCGTTCGGGCTTCCCGGGTACGGGATCCAGGCGATGCTCAAGGAAGGGCACAAGCATCTGTCCGGGCTCGACGAGGCCGTCCTCAAGAACATCGACGCCTGCAAGCAGCTGTCCGTCATCACCCGCACCTCCCTCGGCCCCAATG GCATGAACAAGATGGTCATTAACCATCTGGACAAGCTTTTTGTGACAAATGATGCTGCTACAATTGTCAACGAGCTTGAGGTTCAACATCCTGCTGCAAAGATTTTGGTGCTGGCAGGCAAGGCTCAACAGGAAGAAATTGGTGATGGGGCTAATCTTACCATATCATTTGCTGGTGAACTTCTGCAAAATGCAGAAGAGCTAATCAGGATGGGCCTACATCCGAGTGAAATCATCAGTGGTTACACTAAAGCTATTAACAAG aCAATTGAAATTCTAGATGAGCTGTTGGAGAAGGGGTCTGAAACAATGGATGTTAGAAGCAAAGAAGAAGTTGTTTCCCGGATGAAAGCTGCAGTTGCTAGCAAGCAGTATGGGCAAGAAGATCTTTTGTGCCCTATTATTGCTGAT GCATGCATCCAAGTCTGCCCGAAGAACCCGGCAAACTTCAATGTAGATAATGTTCGAGTTGCAAAGCTACTTGGAGGTGGTTTGCACAACTCTACTGTTATTCGTGGTATGGTCATGAAGAATGATGCTGTTGGGACTATAAAACGTGTGGAAAAGGCCAGG ATTGCGGTCTTTGCTGGTGGAGTTGATACATCTGCAACAGAAACTAAAGGAACTGTGTTAATTCAAAGCGCAGAACAG CTAGAGAATTATGCAAAAACTGAAGAAGCCAAAGTCGAGGAGCTCATTAAAGCTGTTGCAGAGTCCGGTGCGAAGGTTATTGTGAGTGGAGCAGCAGTTGGAGATATGGCATTACATTTCTGTGAGCGTTACAA ACTCATGGTTCTAAAAattagctccaagtttgaattgcgGAGATTTTGCCGTACAACTGGTGCTGTGGCTCTT CTGAAACTGAGCCAACCAAGTCCAGATGATCTTGGATATGCAGACTCCATTTCAGTGGAGGAAGTTGGCGGTGTCCGG GTAACTATTGTGAAAAATGAAGAAGGTGGAAATTCAGTCTCCACAGTTGTTTTACGAGGCAGTACTGACAGTATTTTAGATGACCTTGAAAGGGCCATTGATGATGGTGTTAATACATACAAG GCAATGTGCAGAGATAGCCGTACTGTTCCTGGGGCTGCTGCAACTGAAATTGAGTTAGCAAGAAAGTTGAAGGAGTTCTCCTTAAAAGAAACAGG GTTGGATCAGTATGCAATTGCAAAATTCGCTGAAAGCTTTGAAATGGTACCTAAAACCCTAGCTGAAAATGCAGGGTTGAATGCAATCgagatcatttcttccttgtatgCTGAACATGCTGCTGGAAATGTCAAAGTTGGTATTGACTTGGAAGAAGGTGTCTGCAAGGATGTCTCAACCATAAATATCTGGGATCTCTATGTTACCAA GTTCTTTGCTCTCAAATATGCTGCTGATGCTGCGTGTACCGTTCTCCGGGTCGATCAA ATCATAATGGCGAAACCAGCAGGTGGCCCAAAGAGAGATCCAGCGGCTGGCATGGATGAGGATTAA
- the LOC135606584 gene encoding glucan endo-1,3-beta-glucosidase 8-like, with the protein MGACRNFAFLLLLGLSCSVADGLGVNWGTIATHRLPPKTVVQLLQDNGIKKAKIFDTDETSMKALAGTGIEVMIAIPNDMLAMMNDYDAAKEWVKKNVTRYNFEKGVNIKYVAVGNEPFLKSYNDSFTNITFPALKNIQNALNEAGVGDTIKATIPLNADVYDSPRSNPVPSAGKFRPDIADLMAQIVEFFSQNGAPFIVNIYPFLSLYGNSDFPIDYAFFDGTSNPVLDDGVEYTNVFDANFDTLVSALKKVGFGDLPIVVGEVGWPTDGDVNANVTMAERFYAGLLKRLAAGTPLRPNSTIEVYLFGLMDEDAKSVAPGNFERHWGLFTYDGQPKFPVDLSGKGQNQLLVGAKDVEYLPRKWCAVNPSATDLSKLADNVKYACAHADCTSLGYGCSCNGLDARANASYAFNVYFQTQNHKDESCDFQGLAAVTTQNMSNGTCNFTIQIVPSASSFLRPQLSVLLSAIAGLLSWICF; encoded by the exons ATGGGTGCGTGCCGGAACTTCGCGTTTCTACTCCTTCTCGGCCTCTCTTGTTCGGTGGCTGATGGCCTAGGGGTGAACTGGGGGACAATTGCGACTCACCGGCTGCCGCCGAAAACCGTCGTGCAGCTCTTGCAAGACAACGGGATCAAGAAAGCGAAGATTTTTGACACGGATGAGACCTCCATGAAGGCATTGGCCGGGACAGGGATCGAGGTGATGATCGCCATCCCCAACGATATGCTTGCCATGATGAACGATTACGACGCCGCGAAGGAGTGGGTGAAGAAGAACGTCACCCGGTATAACTTCGAGAAAGGAGTAAACATCAA ATACGTAGCGGTTGGGAACGAACCCTTCCTGAAATCATACAACGATTCCTTCACGAACATCACCTTCCCTGCGCTGAAGAACATTCAGAACGCGCTCAACGAAGCAGGAGTCGGCGACACCATCAAGGCCACCATCCCCCTCAACGCCGACGTGTACGACTCACCCCGAAGCAATCCAGTACCGTCCGCCGGCAAATTCAGACCAGACATAGCCGATCTAATGGCGCAGATCGTCGAGTTCTTCAGCCAGAACGGTGCTCCCTTTATCGTCAACATATACCCCTTCCTGAGTCTCTACGGAAACAGCGACTTCCCCATCGACTACGCCTTCTTCGACGGCACCAGCAACCCAGTTCTCGACGACGGAGTCGAGTACACCAACGTGTTCGACGCCAACTTCGACACCTTGGTCTCGGCTCTGAAGAAGGTTGGCTTCGGCGATTTGCCCATCGTTGTGGGGGAAGTTGGGTGGCCAACTGACGGCGACGTGAACGCCAACGTGACCATGGCCGAGCGGTTCTACGCAGGTCTCCTGAAGCGTCTTGCAGCGGGGACGCCCCTCCGGCCCAACTCCACCATTGAGGTCTACTTGTTCGGCCTCATGGACGAGGACGCCAAGAGCGTCGCTCCGGGGAACTTCGAGCGGCACTGGGGACTCTTCACCTACGACGGACAGCCAAAATTCCCCGTGGATCTCTCCGGCAAGGGACAGAATCAGCTGCTCGTCGGAGCGAAGGACGTGGAGTATCTGCCTCGGAAGTGGTGTGCGGTGAATCCCAGCGCCACCGACCTCAGCAAGCTCGCCGACAACGTGAAGTACGCCTGCGCGCACGCCGACTGCACTTCGCTGGGCTATGGCTGCTCGTGCAATGGCTTGGACGCCCGCGCGAACGCTTCCTATGCGTTCAACGTGTACTTCCAGACGCAGAACCACAAGGACGAGAGCTGTGACTTCCAAGGACTGGCGGCGGTGACGACGCAGAACATGTCGAACGGCACCTGCAACTTCACGATTCAGATCGTTCCCTCTGCTTCTTCCTTCCTTCGACCGCAGCTCAGCGTGCTCTTGTCAGCGATCGCCGGGCTTCTGAGTTGGATCTGCTTCTAG